From the genome of Eriocheir sinensis breed Jianghai 21 chromosome 55, ASM2467909v1, whole genome shotgun sequence:
atccccctccccccaaaaaaagtaataattaaCAGTTATCACACTAACTTAATTTAAATTAAATGCCGTTATTTGTGTGGCTGCGATAGTTTTGTGtctgaaactgataaatgcaatgttctgaaTGCGATAATGTGGTAAGGCGGACCAATGCTGAACACGACGGGGCACCGCGGGAGGAAGGCGAGGCGGCCCCTTCTCGCTTCTGTTCCTATCCCTTTGGCGGTGTTCCTCCTTTACTGCCTCATTATAAAGGATAGCGAGTCAATGCATTACTTTCATATTTATCGTGCAGTGAAGCTCAAGTAACAGAGACACACCTAATACTGCGCTTTCCTAACtgattattttgttgttttcgcTCACGTGGTTCAGGCCTGTCACCATTTCTACgttataatttcttttccttctttaataaCTCTGCATGATAGATACGATGTAAGTGTTTACGTGTACTCTAAGTTGTTTATATTTCGTACGCATACATAGTTTATCAAACCCACTTTTCTTCGCTCTAGGGGCCATCGTAATAAATCGAGTTATATCACCTTACTGTTGAGAGCAAAGTGTCTCAAATATGATAAACTTCAAGTGTGTCTTTCTTCCTCATGCGTAAATAAACAACACCGATTTGGCCGCGATGCTTTACGATCCTGCGCAccgccccttcctcaccctgcgCAGTAAACCCCCGGAGCCTGCGCAGCGCAACGGACTGCTCCTCGCCCCGCCCCTCACGCGACTCTACCAACCAGCGCTCGGGCCACCACGCGGTTCAGGCTTAACATTAATACTGCAAATCTTATCTGAAAACCAGACGAACATTCCCGCGGCGGCGCTCAATCATTCAGGAGCCGAGATTGAGAACCGACACCGTGACCTGCCTGACACGTCCCCGACAAGTCACCAGACACCTCACGCCTCGTtgggatggtgaagggaaggagaaggtggtggtatGGTAACTAATGATGCTACGATTCACCATCAACCCGTTCTCTCGGATAGTGAAGGAAGCGAAGCAAGGAGGGTGGTGATGGAAAGTTAGGTAATAATGCTACTATTCACCATTATTTTGTCCTCGGGGatggtgaagagaagaaagatggtgAAATGTATTCTAAAAATGCTAcaattcaccatcaccacattcCCTGGGAtagtgaagggaaagagtgaaggaaggtggTGAAAGGTAAACTACTATACACCATCACCTCATTATCTTgtatggtgaagggaaggaggaggatagtgaaGTCTGGTCCTCCACTAGTCACCATCCTCCCCACTCCACTAAAGAGATggtgaataggaggaaaataGTGATGCTCTACTTGTCCCAattttcctcactcctctaacTGTGATGGTGAAGCAAAGGAACGGGTGGAACGTACGAGTAAGTAAGTAACTCTAAGGGCATCcactatagcagcgcgtggcctcagtgctcatctccgtcgcattagcccttgagactgtggtgtGTAAAAGTATTTTGCTGATATTCCCGTTCCGTGCGCGGCGACTCCCTTGGCCGGTGATGTATGTGATAGACATTCGTTAGGTTGAAATTATTAATGTATTCTGGTTGTTACTGATTCttgacagcgtgtgtgtgtgtgtgtgtgtgtgtgtgtgtgtgtgtgtgtgtgtgtgtgtgtgtgtgtgtgtgtgtgtgtgtgtgttgtgtcctaCTTGTGCGAATAATGTTATAATATATGAGACTTTATATTccttttgtataaacattttttattcacttatttgCGTCCTGTGTAACCACGGCTATATTTGCTTGCACACGAATAAACACCGACTTCTTTGaaacttctcttttccttctatttacttATTAATGTTTACAGAGTAGAAAAACTACGTTAACCTAATATCACCACGACCAATAATATTATATCAAAACTCTTAAGAACAGCTGCTACTAGTTgatcttctattactactactactactactactactactactactactactaataataataataataataataataataataataataataataataataataataataataataataataataataataataataataataccatgttCTACtacaactaacaacaacaacaataacaacaacaacaataataataacaaggattataataataataataataataataataataataataataataataataataataataataataataataataataataataataataataataataataataataataataataataataataataataataataatgatgaagaagaagaagaagaagaagaagaagaagaagaagaagaagaagaagaagaagaagaagaagaagaagaagaagaagaagaagaagaagaagaagaagaagaagaagaaaagtagaagcagaagaagtagaagaagaaaaaggagagggagcggAGGACGagcaacaggaacaagaacaagaaaagataaTACCCTAGAAAATCCACAATAATATCACACAAGTTTTTAAATACACTTCACTCCTCACAAGAATCACCACCAGACATCAGCACCAAAACATCCTCTTCACGAtattccatcaccatcatcactatcaccaccgccatcatcaacatcagcacCAGAACACCTCCAACACATTACCTCAAACCTTTCTCTCCTCAGGTTATCTAGCGGCATGAGATCACCAATGCAATACAATCAAATAATGCAACACAACACCAAGCCACTCTGAAACCCGATAAACAATACATCTTCTGCAGCAGCAACAAcgtcaacagcagcagcaacacaacCCAGAGAGAGCATTACTCTTTCCCTTTACGAAACACTTTTCAACACAAATCCATGAAACCACTAGATAATACAAAGGCCATATTAAAATCTAACATCAAAACAATACTTCGCCTTTTCGCAACACTCCTAAACACAAAGCTCTGAACGCTGACAATACAACACAAAAGGTTATATTAAAACCTCACCCAACAAAGCATAACACAAGATCAATCAACACAAAAATAACACACTAACACATCAATctaacacaccacaacacaaataCAAGTATCATCAAAGCATCAGCGCAACAAAgattataaaaaacaacaacccaaaAAACAGAATTGCAAcacaacaaaataaaacacaagaCAACACAACAGGCCACATCAAAAACCAGCCCCAAGAGAACATacacaacaccaacacaaaaaaacaacaacacaataacACCTCAatctaacacaacacaacacaaaaacagCAACATTAACACCTCAAAagcaaaacagtaaaaaaaacaccaaaaacataATCATAACAAAACAAATGATAACACAAGCACTTTGCAAACTCTTCACATTCACCACTTCGCAACACCTGCCAAAGCTCTAAAGCGAGACAATGCAgccaacacaaagcaacacaacgcaacacagccAAACAAAGACTCCATTTCCAGGCCCATCAATAGTGACAAGCTGGAGAGGCGTCACACAAAATTGAAGGACAATGACAGGTGCACACCAACACCTATCAACATTGCAAGCGCCGATCTTCCCCCTGAAAACAGATAGAAAAAGTGAAGGTGTACGGCTTACCTGTCCATCACACCGCCACCAACACCGTAGGAGACACCCAGCGAGGTAGGTCTCTAGATTAAGCTGAGAAAGTGAAACAGCCAACCCTCTCCCCTTGCTGACCGTCCTCAACCTCTTGTAGTCTGATGTCCTGTTATTTCCCTTGCATCTTTATCCCTATTTTCATGCTAAGAGCTTTCTGAACTTGCCACCTGCATGTTTTCACTTCTCTTGTGGCCACGACGTCGATGTTTTCTACTAAAGGTTATTCCTATGCTTCCCATCCTCCTGCCACAAGAGTTACCCAATATCtttactttttcatcccttccactccttcccttgtctgtatttcctcttttatacgaattattatctttctaacgtggcgtatcaagacacctccggGAAATCATCGATATACTCTTTTAGGTTTCGTCTTTTCACTGTCATTGTAAGAGCAACAACTACGTGAGCATGGGTTTCCGTCCCTTGCTTGTCTGCCTCAACATAATGAAAAGGTCTTGCTTTGTCCCAAGAGTTACTTCAGAGCCGGCAACTCACTTTTAATCATAAAATACTTTTCTGCTACGCATGTTTCCAGATCGGTCTTCAAGTTAAAGCAGAAAACTGTCTTACTTTGCCCTAACCCAAGAGTTTTGCTTTATAAAGGGCTGGTTAATGTTACATAAAGACAATTAGCTACTACGAATGATACTAAGTGAATGTATATAATTTTCAGATTAATGTAAAAAAATGAGGTTATGCCTTCGAATGATACATAGCGTTGAAAGTTAATTCATACATCAACATACTTTCGATCTGAAGCTAAACGTCCCATCCCTGCAGCTCCGTCAAGTCACACTCCACTGGCAGCATTACCGGAAACGTTTAACAGGCGCCGCTCGACCGAGTCTCGGAGTGGCGGAGGTAAGAGGCATGACAGCGTGGACACCCGGCGAGCGAGCCCCATCCATCTTAGGCAGAGAATAGTGCGAGGGGTGATGGATCAGCTCGTGGCCTCAGATAGGAGTCAATTTTGAAACCAACTGGCACAGATTTATTTCAACATGAACGTCCTCTACATTTACTCAATCCAGCAGTCGTGGGCCGCACGGATATCGTCTTTGTAGAGGTAGGCGTCGTGGACCTTAGGAAGTGGTCCACAGAAACAATAATATCATCATCACTGTTACAATAGCGACCGCCGAGCTCCTTTCATTCGTTTTCAATctcatttcattattttagggATCAACTAGTAGTCAGAGGGTGCCAAATTAGCCCAACGGGGCGGGTGTTCAGCGAGTCTGAACCCCCATTTCTGAATGACAGCAATCGCCACAGTGGGCCTGAGGGAGGGATATGCTTGCGGAATGGGATTCTTTTGTTAGCTTCCCACGCCCAGTCTTCTTAATTCACAGAAAACGCCTGGAGGTAGATATAGCAATTACATGGATAAATTCTTCTTagcttcttcttttactctctttgtCACAACATCGTCGGCACAAGTGTTTCAGGTCTTGGCCGTGTCTTCTAAGCGGTAATGAAACGATCGTGCTTTGTCCCGAGAGTTATGGGAAGTATTAAgtagtgaaaaaaaatgttaaaaaaaatgttaaaaaaatataaacgaaaacacttaagaacaaaaaataaatcttaaaaagaaaatgaaacataaAATATATGTTGAAATTCATATAGATGGATATGCAAACAATGCGACTTCTATTTGCTTGCCTGAATATGACGTTatcgtaacaataataataataataatcatttcaAAGTAATTCACAGGACACAACAGAAGCATAACTCAAAGGTATGATTAATATGTTCACTTTCCACTTTTTCCGAATAAAGTGCGACGCCTGTTTGATACAATAATAAAAGTATATTGTCATTTTTTTATGGTTTACAGGACGTAATTACCTCCCAGTCAACGTGATTGCAGCGCCAGCAGGTAAAGGCGAGTCGCTGAAGGCTTTATAAAATGACAACTGACAAACAACACATCAAGATTGCCGCCGGagaggtgagtgtgtgtatgtgggagggcgggagatagatagatagataggtaggtaagtagagacAGACATAGCTTGATAGATATGTAAACAGATGAACAGAGAAAGCGATAAAAATTCTCCTTTCTAGTAATTAGTAAGATCATGCTCTTAATCattaaaaacaaattaaataaacaaaattaataagaaaatgtTTATTAGACAATCCTCTTTGGCATAGAAAAAAATGTTAGCTTTGGTTCATGACAGTTACAGTATTAATAGTTGTCAGATTATTTTATCGTTAATATACTTTCATGTGATTATATAGAGGAAACAGTTAGGAAAGTCGAACAATCAAATGCCGTATTTTTAGTTCCAGGGACAATTGTTTTACTCATCTCTTTCGCCCAGCACATACTGCATCATTCTTATACTCTATCTTCCCTTTAATATCTCACCTACATTCCTACAATCTTTTCTACATTCCTGCACTACGCTCTACACTCCTATACTCTCAACTACATTCCTCTTACCAGGCTCTCTTCTACTGCTCTTTcaatccccttcctcctgccttacatttctacatttttttcctataCTCTATATTCActtctcatcccctctccttcctgtaccctttccctcttcttcctccttccctgcactCCTACATTTCCCCTACACTCCTAAACTCTTCCCACACTCTCTTCCTGCTgtgccctttccttcttctccctcttgaaCTCCACTCCTACATTCTCTTATATTCTCCTGCAATCCtcttaccccctcccttcccaactgtaccctttcctctctatccatcTACACTCTTctgactccctctccctcctgtgcCTCTTCCCCTTTATTATTCCTTCGCGCCctccctcatcctcgtcttccaccAGTGGGTTCCGTACTCGAAGATGGAGTCTGGTCCCGGCGGCTCCGTCACCATATTCGGACCCATGATGGAAGTTCTCGACATCTTCTCGGCGCTCCTAAACTTCGAGTGagtcaaataacacacacacacacacacacacacacacacacacacacacacacacacacacacacgagatgcaaTTAAGAAAGTTATGTCAGTTAATTTTACGCCTTCCTACCTCGAGTTAATTAAAGGCCACTGAAAAATAATAAAGGTACCAACACTGATGATAATTAATGCCTCTTTCTTCCCAGGTACGAGGTAGTCTCCAAtcctgtatatatttatttactttattttaccctCTACTTCaatcctctttacttttttttctcctgctcgGTATTCCATTTCAGTTACGAGTTGGTTCCCGCCCCTGGTAACCTGTGGGGCGGACCGCTTCCCAATGCTACCTGGACGGGAATGCTGGGAATGCTGCATCGCCAGGTAATTGGGAATGTTCGGGCGTATCTTAAGTAGGACGGTGGCAAGTTTCGAGAGTGAGATGCGACTGAGAGCGGTTGTGTGTTGGGTGGCTGCTGTCAGTTGAACGGGGGAGAGGGggtagagagaggagatggagcagatagatagaatgatagaaacagatagatagatagtgtactccatcctgctttgGCAAATGCTCTTATCTACTTTCATCTacatcttttttattgttttattttacccTGACTTCTATAAATCCAGGGTTGCAACTGTTACTTTGGTTGCCCTTCTATTATTAGCTCTATCCGTGATATAACCTGTTCAAATCCATTTTTTTCATAGTCGTCATTAGAATATGTTTGTGATACTAATGAACCTCCAGCAACAGAGAGCATAATGTCTGCTTTCGGACTGCAAGCAAACTCCTTTAATCAACAACTCCGATGACCCAtttaacgagaaaagaaaaaagtaaaaacaaatcaTAATAAACCAATACCTCTCCGTTCTTTGATGACAACATGCGCATAATAAAACAAGACCCTACACACGTCGGTCTTACGTCAACGCTGCAGTGAGGTCagcaaaagaggaataaaaaggtaAAAACTGTAAACGGCAAatatgaaagtgaaaagaaaacgtATCTCAGTGACTTCCCGCGCCCGCCACCGCCACACTCGCGTCACACCTTGTCAAATGAACAcatatacaaagaaaaatgctGTCACTTCCTTACCTTCCCGCTGACGCCATTCCCTCCTCCGTCTGCCCCTCCCACGGCGACctgcaacaataaaaaaagcgaTGATATTAGACTTTCATTGCTGTTGTGGATGTTGTGGATGTTATGGATGTTGATGTAGATTACCTTGgtgtcttcttctctttttcgtgtCACCTTTTCCCTGcgcttccctccctcttaccgtCATACATTTTAATGAGTCAGGTTAATAAAAGTGTTAGAACAGGATCGTACATAATCGCATGGTGTTGATAAATGCTGTGTTGTGAGACTTGTTCTAGAGACGTGTTAATTACGACGACATAAAATTTTGCAATGCGtcacaaccccccacccccccccacctcccacccacccacccacccacacacacacacacatacacatacatacacatatttaCATACACACTCACCATGTCAGTGACCCagcttttttttttgagagagagagagagagagagagagagagagagagagagagagagagagagagagagagagagagagagagagagagagagagagagagagagagagagagagagagagagagagagagagagagagagagagagagagagagattccctaaCTATATTTTTTCTGACCGTGCATGACCTGTCTATAAATCCAGCCagccatctttctatctatctatctatctatatatttgtctatctacctCCCCGCGGCAGGAGGCTGAGCTGGCCATCGCGCCGTTCTTCGTCACGCCGCAGCGGGAGAGCGTCTGTGACTTCACGGTGCCGGTGTTCAGCGACTACCAGGCCATCCTGATGCAGCGGCCGCGCCTCCAGAGCGACGTGGCGGGGTTCGTCAAGCCGTTCACTCCCAAGGTGAGggcgaggcggtggcgggaggaTGGGAAAGACACGAGGGGAGACAGGGATAAGGAGACGCGACGGTAGGGGacgtatgtacgtatgtgtacTTGGTCATGCCTCCCTCGACGTACACAGGTATGGCTGCTGATCCTGGCAAGCTTCGTGGCCATCAGCATCATGGTGGGCTTCGTGGCAGGGCAGGAGGCGCGGCTGTTCCATGCCCTTCTGATACGACCATGGACCAAGGCTACACTGATGGCTGCCCAAACCCTGTCGCAGGAGTGTGAGTCCCTCATGCCGCTTGTTTTGTAGGTCTTAGGCGCAGTGAGGGCGCTttgtctcctcttctcatttactTCTGGTGTTGTTTTGCCATGATCATTCAAATCTCACGGCTCTCCAGATCCAGACGTAGGAGAGCATATCGGTCTTGAGTTTACTTCATTTACTTCTTGCCTTAACCTCTGAAACCGTAATCAAGCAAACTTAGAGTGTTTCTAAGGAGGACTTAGACTGTTGGCACTAAATGAGTGACTCTTTGCTGAAAGGTAGATTAAACGTTATCGTTTGTCTTGCAGCCTCCGAGTGGCTGCCGCGGCATGACGCAGGCCGTGTGTTGGCCGTGGTGTGGCTGCTGGCGTCCCTGGTGTTCATGTCCTCCTACAGCGGCATCCTCACCGCCATGCTCACCGTGCCTCGGGTCACCATTCCCATCGACTCCCTTATTGACCTGGTGTCCCAGGACGACCTGCCCTGGAGGCTGGAGGCTGGATCCATGATGTATTCCTTCTTCGAGGTGAATCTGGTCTTGGTGATACACTCTTGGTCATGTTTTGTGAGGTGTTAAGGCTTTCTGAAGACCTTTAAGAAATGGCATCTGCAGTAAAGAAGTATCATGATGGACCGTTCTTGAGTACTAGAGGAGCAACAGGGAGTAGACCACAGTGACAGTGTCAGGTTTTCATAGAATAAAAATACTGGATACGAATAAAATGTTTAATAAAGCAAATAACCTTAAATCCTGGTAATCTGATATGCTAAAAATCGTCTTAACAATCagtgatgaaaagaaagaaataatatcaCGGACTGAAGCTGTGGTAGGAATATGTAAACGAACAACACAGATCATGAGAATGAGTCCTAAACTTCCTGTCCGCCCTTCCCGCAGGAGTCGGACGATCCTGTGGGGCGGCGAGTGTTTACCGAGAAGGCGGGAACCTTCCAGGACTGCTGGGCAGCGCGGCAAGACGTAGCCGACGGGGCGTTCGCGGCCATCTGCGACAGGACCACCATGATGAAGGCCATGTCGTGGGACTTCAGGTGAGGAAGAGATGTTCCTTTGTCACCGTCCAAGCGGCGACTCCTTTATAAGTCAACGGTCTGTTAAGTGGATAGCTAAGGCATTTTTCACTGTGTTGTAGAGAAATTTCAGGTTGTTAAAAAAATTGAATACATATAATTAGCGATACCTTCAAATGACGCTTGAAAAAGTAGAATGAAATTTACGTCATGGCGGCGAGCTAACTAAATCCCTTCCTCCCACCGTATCTCCGCAGCACCACCGGCAAGTGTCACCTCTACATGTCACAGCAGAAGGTGTACACCAGCGGCATCCTCTCCATCGCCTTCCAGACTAAGTCGAAATACCTCCCGGCGGCGAACAAGATGTAACAGACGAACCACACCCACGCTTACACCCCCCACACTAACATAATTGATGCCATACACGACAACAGCTGAATCCACTGCATCAACCTGGTATAGTGAAAACATTTAAACACCTCTCGACGGAGCAGTTCAAATTTGAAATACCCTGACGGCGCTCTCCCTTGCAGTCTGCTGGTGCTGAAGGAGGTGGGTCTGCTGGACAAGTGGCTGGGCGAGCAGATCACCAACACCAGCCAGTGCCTCCGCCCGCCCTCCGCTGATTCGGGCCGCGGCGTCAAACCACTCAGTATCGAGGCTCTCTCTGGCCCCCTCGCTGCCCTCTTGCTGGGTGAGTCGGTGGCCAAGGAAACTCAAGCGACCTTAAGGGACTCGAGTGTTCTTTGAAAGGTGAAAGTACCTGTCCTTGTGATATAAATGTCAAGGTTAGGTGGAAATATTCAGCTAAAGAAATGCGTTGGTGTTGATTTCTGGATATAAGTTTTCTGACATGTCTGAAAGCTACTTTGATTGATGAAATTTCCatgaaagtagaggaaaataCGCGATGTAACACCATATCTTTTAACCCGGATTATCTTCTCTCGCTATAATATAGATGTCCTTCTCATGATGCTGATACTTCAACAATGACAACGTTTTCTAATGTGGTATTTTCACAACCTGACCACACTCGGCGAAAGCTAAAAATATCATTCATTGACAGAGCTAAGAACATCAAACATACTTCAGTTGCTCTATTATCTGTAAACAccgcacacagaaacacaagacGAAGAGACACACTGAGGATGGTATAACAAACTACTCCTTCATTGTTCTCTGGCCCCAAACAAACAACACTACCGAAAATCACAGTAGAAAATAAAAGCAGACACCAACAAACACAAAACTGTAACTAGCGGTGGTATAACTAACTCGTCTACAACCCAACTTTCTCCCCCAACACTCCCCACAGGCCTGACAGCAGCGTTCGTGGCTTTCCTTGCGGAGTTGGTGGTCGGGATGGTGAAGAAGTGAAGGACAAACTAACCGTTGCCACCTATATCTACCCGGCCTCACCTCTCTCCGCCTCACCATGAACGTCCCTTCCTCGCCCTGCCTGCACACCCCTTCCCGTGCAACACTCCAAACCCAAAGATCATCGCTATTGCAGATAATGCGACGAATATGGATTCTCTGATGTGTATTTAGACTGTCACATTGCTAGCACAAATATCGAAGAGTTAACAATATTTAGCCTTTCTGTTTATGCTTCTTCAATCTTTTGTAGATCAATATATGACAACAGACGAGACTCATCTTCGTGTGTATTTAGAATGTCACTTTACTGGTACATATGTCGTTCAGTTGAATATCCATTAAAACTTTTTCATGTTTCGTTTGAAGGGTTCGTCTATTCTTCAATCTTTGTGATGATTTAATGCTAAATAGTTTAGATTTGTGGCACTGATTCCACTAGTCCGTAAAAATTAATCAGTTACTAGTCTTTCTAAACAgggtctttttttaatttcacgtATTCCTTTTTATGAAGTGAGTTTACGGCCAATGGTCTGGTTTAGTGAGACTATGAACTCTTAGGAAGACATAAATATCGACTGTGCCCCTTATTTTACTCTCCTCATCAATCATTCGTGTCATGCGGGTAATATTTTCTCCACGTTCTCCTGCATCTTTGAAATGAGTTTATGCCGCAGAGTTTAATTTTGTGACACTGACAAACACGCGAGTTATGTCGGTAATATATCAATGTTTTCCTTAATCACTGAAAGAAGTTTATGCCAcagagtttgtttgttttttacactGAGTTAACTAATCCGTGACGTGTAGATGCATTGTGCTATTCGTTTaactcttcgtttcctcttcaaACATACGAGTAACGTGGATGTTATTTTCTTGTTCCGAAATCTAAACCTATACATAAAGAATTCAAGGGTCAGACTACCCTCGAAAAGCAAAAAACTGTAACTTGCTGAAGATACTTTTTCTAGTCCCCAAACTATAATTAATTCATGAAACAACATACCCACAAAAAATCATTTCTAATAGTTATTCAAGTtgcatttttaatatttttccggGAATGTTCATATAAATCAGGAAAGAATAAAGCCACACATTATGAAAAACGGTGAAAAGTATACACCCTGTAGAAAAAAgtgagacgattttttttttacagcagagggcgtaaataataaagaaaacaataatgaaaaaaaaaaagcccgctacttactgctcctgaatagagtaccgaggagtggccaaaatagaaagaaagaatagaaagttaaaatgtaaataaacagaaataaaaggcAGGCAAACATTGATGAGAGGCCACGCTAGAGAATACAAGGCGGACACAAGCAAAACGCACAATAAATAACACACAggcaccacacatacacacacatcgacaaaaaacacaaaaaccaCCCAAGTGACCACGGAAGAAAGAAACTCACGACACTGACAAATGGATCCACAAACATCTACACAGTGTATGCAAACAACCTTTACCACGATGCAACAGCCGAGTTCTTACTTCAACCAAACACCATGCCAACATTACGCCTAACACTCAGTCTTTATCGTCTCACTCACTCCGATCCCACACTTATTTATTTACCTGTGTCGCCTCGTTGGTTTCAAGGACACAGAGTAGCCATGACGGGCAGCGAGGCGAGGAGAGGCAATGAAGCTTGGATGCCCACTAGAGGGACGGGACAAAAGGACTCTGCCACTCAGTCCTTATGAAACGTTCGAGGTCGATACCCGCTGCTTCTATAAGAGTTGGGGACCTCGAGTGTTGCGTGTTGTGTGGTGCTACATGCAAAAGTTATAGCCAAGGATGAGGGTGACCTGCAGCGTCTTGCCACCAGCATTTAGTTACCCCCAACACCTGTGTCTGTCAACTTGAGGTAAGAAGCCCCTCGAACAGGACGCTACTCTCCTTCACTTGACTTTAATTAACCCTGGATAGGTAACCTGGGGTATCTCACACCCCACCATTTTCTTTCAAGTTTTATTTATATGAACTTAAGACC
Proteins encoded in this window:
- the LOC126983978 gene encoding probable glutamate receptor; protein product: MTTDKQHIKIAAGEWVPYSKMESGPGGSVTIFGPMMEVLDIFSALLNFDYELVPAPGNLWGGPLPNATWTGMLGMLHRQEAELAIAPFFVTPQRESVCDFTVPVFSDYQAILMQRPRLQSDVAGFVKPFTPKVWLLILASFVAISIMVGFVAGQEARLFHALLIRPWTKATLMAAQTLSQESSEWLPRHDAGRVLAVVWLLASLVFMSSYSGILTAMLTVPRVTIPIDSLIDLVSQDDLPWRLEAGSMMYSFFEESDDPVGRRVFTEKAGTFQDCWAARQDVADGAFAAICDRTTMMKAMSWDFSTTGKCHLYMSQQKVYTSGILSIAFQTKSKYLPAANKILLVLKEVGLLDKWLGEQITNTSQCLRPPSADSGRGVKPLSIEALSGPLAALLLGESVAKETQATLRDSSVL